Proteins encoded by one window of Cannabis sativa cultivar Pink pepper isolate KNU-18-1 chromosome 4, ASM2916894v1, whole genome shotgun sequence:
- the LOC115712311 gene encoding vacuolar-processing enzyme alpha-isozyme gives MSWVKFFVAFLISIMIPLRVVSLDSSSENVLNDVMISGHEYQTRWAVLIAGSAYYLNYRHQADVCHAYQILKKGGLKDENIIVFMYDDIAFNPNNPRPGVIINKPYGPNVYPGVPKDYTGKHVTSENLYAVILGNKSAVTGGSGKVLDSGPNDHIFIYYADHGAPGMLGMPGELDVVYANDLVHVLKKKHENKAYRKMVIYIEACESGSIFDGLLPKNINIYATTASNPRESSYATYCPDDDFSSPLSEYDTCLGDLYSISWLEHCDKANLREETLQHQYKVVRRRTINSNFGEGSSHVMEYGNMHQRNDVIECYMGSNPINDNFTYDINHVVPPSPRSQYTTTTLSSTTHHPLINAHHDQRDTIIHHFSHKLRKAPSGSREKRELQKQLDEEINGRKVTDYRIYEIGKLLFGSQKNSSLILNHVRSPGQPLVDDWDCLKLHVKTYEKHCGRLTIYGRKYTRAFANMCNAGISTDQFVAALIPTCSTKI, from the exons ATGAGCTGGGTGAAGTTTTTTGTGGCATTCCTTATTTCAATCATGATACCTCTTAGGGTGGTGTCGTTAGATTCATCATCAGAAAACGTACTTAATGATGTAATGATAAGTGGTCATGAATATCAAACTAGATGGGCAGTGCTCATTGCTGGCTCTGCATATTATTTGAATTATAGGCATcag GCTGACGTGTGCCATGCATATCAAATACTGAAGAAAGGTGGATTAAAAGATGAAAACATTATTGTTTTCATGTATGATGACATTGCATTTAACCCAAACAACCCTAGGCCTGGGGTTATTATCAACAAGCCATATGGTCCTAACGTTTATCCAGGAGTTCCCaag GATTATACAGGAAAACATGTTACATCTGAAAATCTTTATGCTGTGATTCTTGGTAATAAAAGTGCTGTGACTGGAGGCAGTGGTAAGGTCCTTGACAGTGGTCCAAATGACCATATTTTCATTTACTATGCCGATCATGGAGCTCCTGGAATGCTCG GTATGCCAGGTGAACTAGATGTCGTTTATGCAAATGATCTTGTACATGTACTGAAAAAGAAGCATGAGAATAAAGCCTACAGAAAAATG GTAATTTACATTGAAGCGTGTGAGTCTGGGAGCATTTTTGATGGACTTCTCCCtaagaatataaatatatatgcaaCAACAGCATCAAATCCAAGAGAGAGCAGTTATGCTACGTATTGCCCCGATGATGATTTCAGTTCTCCACTTTCTGAATATGACACCTGCTTAGGGGACTTGTACAGTATTTCTTGGTTGGAACATTG CGACAAAGCCAATTTGCGTGAAGAAACTTTGCAACATCAATATAAAGTG GTTAGAAGAAGAACAATTAATAGCAATTTTGGAGAGGGTAGTTCTCATGTGATGGAATATGGAAATATGCATCAAAGGAATGATGTAATTGAGTGTTACATGGGCTCAAATCCTATAAACGACAACTTCACTTATGACATTAATCATGTCGTTCCTCCTTCTCCTCGTTCTCAGTACACTACCACTACTCTCTCTTCAACAACTCATCATCCTCTCATCAACGCTCATCATGACCAACGTGATACTATTATCCATCATTTTTCGCACaag TTGCGTAAGGCTCCAAGTGGATCTCGTGAAAAGAGGGAATTACAAAAGCAACTTGATGAAGAAATTAATGGAAGGAAAGTGACAGATTATAGAATATATGAGATTGGAAAGCTTTTGTTTGGGTCACAAAAGAATAGCTCATTAATTTTGAACCATGTTCGATCACCAGGCCAACCTCTTGTGGACGATTGGGACTGCCTTAAGTTGCAC gtgAAAACGTACGAGAAGCATTGTGGAAGATTGACCATTTACGGAAGGAAATACACACGAGCTTTTGCTAACATGTGTAACGCTGGGATTAGTACGGACCAGTTTGTTGCAGCTTTGATCCCAACTTGCTccactaaaatttaa
- the LOC133036820 gene encoding G-type lectin S-receptor-like serine/threonine-protein kinase At1g11410, which translates to MDFCKTYLCFTIILTILPFSSCRSLINTITPNQALQDGDLLISTRNIFALGFFSPRNSLNRYVGIWYHQIPEQTIVWIANRDDPLNDTSGVLAIDSRGGLTLFGNKNRSSSFWSTNVSISVPNNSMAKLLDVGNLVLLRNNTA; encoded by the coding sequence ATGGATTTTTGTAAGACTTATTTATGTTTCACTATAATTCTAACTATTCTACCCTTCTCTTCATGCCGTTCCCTTATTAACACCATCACCCCAAATCAAGCTCTCCAAGACGGTGACCTTTTGATCTCTACCCGAAACATATTCGCACTCGGATTTTTTAGCCCCAGAAATTCTCTAAACCGCTACGTGGGAATATGGTACCATCAAATTCCAGAACAAACCATTGTTTGGATAGCTAATAGAGACGATCCTCTAAATGACACATCTGGAGTTTTGGCCATCGATAGTCGTGGAGGGCTTACTCTCTTTGGTAATAAAAATCGAAGCTCTTCTTTTTGGTCAACAAATGTTTCGATCTCAGTACCAAATAACTCCATGGCTAAGCTTTTAGATGTGGGAAATCTTGTTTTACTTCGTAATAACACTGCATAG